The following proteins are encoded in a genomic region of Gossypium hirsutum isolate 1008001.06 chromosome D05, Gossypium_hirsutum_v2.1, whole genome shotgun sequence:
- the LOC107905843 gene encoding uncharacterized protein, protein MFLPPRATVIFFILLAVTIPEAVDFLSYSQYKTLVSLSQSLLTRVSNLRSARGDADGSNRARLIAEKLERWQGVGFWGAAWSVGWDYVWNYAWGSDLDYAEIFGVASDLNQLGRVLGELTRSNSDMERASWVAGNYRNALAISKRIFNRLLKVFKKSGTLREITETMQREVLEGGLLRDCMELGSNDLKGLIQIFKDLASQYSTSNHSQEL, encoded by the exons ATGTTTTTACCACCACGTGCAACCGTAATATTTTTCATCCTTCTCGCCGTGACCATCCCCGAAGCCGTTGATTTCCTTTCTTATTCTCAATACAAAACCTTAGTCTCCCTCTCCCAATCTCTGCTAACGCGCGTGTCCAATTTACGATCCGCACGCGGGGACGCGGATGGCTCGAACCGCGCGAGGCTCATCGCCGAGAAGCTGGAGCGATGGCAAGGGGTAGGATTTTGGGGCGCGGCGTGGTCGGTAGGATGGGACTATGTTTGGAACTACGCCTGGGGTAGCGATTTGGATTACGCGGAAATCTTCGGCGTCGCCTCGGATTTGAACCAGTTAGGTAGGGTGTTAGGCGAGTTGACTCGGTCTAACTCGGATATGGAGAGGGCTAGCTGGGTTGCTGGAAATTACAGAAACGCCCTCGCGATTTCGAAACGGATTTTTAACCGCCTTCTCAAAGTCTTTAAAAAATCG GGGACATTAAGGGAAATAACTGAAACGATGCAAAGAGAAGTATTGGAAGGTGGTCTACTCAGGGACTGCATGGAATTAGGGAGCAACGACTTGAAAggattgattcaaattttcaaagATTTAGCTTCACAGTATTCTACTTCTAATCACTCCCAAGAGCTGTGA
- the LOC107905842 gene encoding GDSL esterase/lipase At1g29670 has product MGKCSGVFGVAALLLVLSVCLGVRGAPQVPCYFIFGDSLVDNGNNNQLSSLARANYLPYGIDFPNGPTGRFSNGKTTVDVIAELLGFDNYIPPYSTASGRQILGGVNYASAAAGIREETGQQLGARISFSGQVRNYQRTISQVVNLLGDETSAANYLSKCIYSIGLGSNDYLNNYFMPLYYSTSRQYTPEQFADVLIQQYTEQLQALYNYGARKFALIGVGQIGCSPNELAQYSGDGKTCVERINAANRIFNDKLKGLVDQFNNANSDAKFIYINAYGIFQDITSNPATYGFKVTNAGCCGVGRNNGQITCLPAQTPCPNRKEYLFWDAFHPTEAANVIIGRRSYSAQSSADAYPIDIRRLAQL; this is encoded by the exons ATGGGGAAATGTAGTGGGGTGTTTGGGGTTGCTGCCCTACTGTTGGTTTTGAGTGTGTGTTTAGGGGTTAGAGGTGCTCCCCAAGTCCCTTGTTACTTTATTTTTGGGGATTCCTTGGTGGATAATGGGAATAATAATCAACTGTCGTCATTGGCTAGAGCTAATTACTTGCCTTACGGGATTGACTTCCCTAATGGACCGACGGGAAGGTTTTCTAATGGTAAAACTACCGTCGATGTCATAG CTGAGCTTTTGGGCTTTGACAATTACATCCCGCCTTACTCAACCGCAAGCGGTCGACAAATACTGGGAGGAGTTAACTATGCATCCGCGGCTGCCGGAATCAGAGAAGAGACCGGACAGCAACtg GGAGCTCGGATCAGTTTCAGTGGCCAAGTTAGAAATTACCAACGAACAATTTCACAAGTGGTGAACCTGCTTGGGGATGAAACTTCGGCAGCAAATTATTTAAGCAAATGCATTTACTCGATCGGACTCGGCAGCAACGATTACCTTAACAACTATTTCATGCCCCTTTATTACTCCACCAGCAGGCAGTATACCCCCGAGCAATTTGCTGATGTTCTTATTCAACAATACACTGAGCAGCTTCAG GCTTTGTATAACTATGGGGCAAGGAAGTTTGCGTTGATTGGGGTGGGTCAGATCGGTTGCAGTCCCAATGAATTAGCTCAATACAGTGGAGATGGTAAAACATGTGTGGAGAGAATCAATGCTGCAAACCGGATTTTCAATGACAAGCTTAAAGGGCTCGTTGATCAATTCAACAACGCCAATTCCGATGCCAAATTCATCTACATCAATGCTTATGGAATTTTCCAAGACATAACAAGCAACCCCGCCACATACG GTTTTAAGGTAACAAATGCAGGGTGTTGTGGAGTGGGGAGGAACAATGGACAAATTACCTGCTTGCCTGCCCAAACTCCATGCCCAAATAGGAAAGAGTACTTGTTTTGGGATGCTTTTCATCCCACTGAAGCTGCAAATGTGATCATCGGGAGGAGATCTTACAGTGCTCAGTCTTCAGCAGATGCTTACCCGATCGATATCCGCCGTCTTGCGCAGCTCTGA
- the LOC107905836 gene encoding MACPF domain-containing protein CAD1: MENPRTRSGSPLCSSSSLDALTTTLSSSIQALGRGFDVTSDIRLLYCKGAPGSRLVQLDEDHTDDLVLSGRVIVPNVSADIKWSMGKGDIERKPVCSFHEMSGYFNEKSGIAGRVPLGSFNAMFNFTGSSRVDAAATKSLAMVGYLIPLCTVKLAKQNLILHEDVRRAVPYTWDPAALASFIENYGTHIVTSATIGGRDVVYVRQHQSSPLSLTDIENYVKDIGDQRFLDSKGQSSAAPLKYKDKDVTVIFRRRGGDDLEQSHARWAETVQSAPDVINMTFMPIVSLLEGVPGIKHLARAIELYLEYKPPIEDLQYFLDFQIARVWAPEQSNIQRKEPVCSSLQFSLMGPKLYISPDQVTVGRKPVTGLRLSLEGNKQNRLAIHLQHLVSLPKILQPHWDVHMAIGAPKWQGPEEQDSRWFEPIKWKNFSHVSTAPIEHTDTCIGDLSGVHIVTGAQLGVWDFGSKNVLHLKLLFSKVPGCTIRRSVWDHSPCSLSTAQRTDGSSSSVSSERTSDNKKEDSSSHVGKLAKIVDSTEMSKGPQDSPGHWLVTGAKLGVDKGKIVLRIKYSLLNY, from the exons atggaAAACCCAAGAACAAGAAGTGGCAGCCCCTTGTGCTCATCTTCTAGCCTAGATGCTTTGACTACAACACTAAGCAGTTCAATTCAAGCTCTGGGTCGTGGCTTTGATGTCACTTCAGATATACGGCTGTTATATTGCAAAGGGGCACCTGGTTCAAGGTTGGTTCAGCTTGACGAAGATCATACCGACGATCTTGTTTTGTCTGGTAGGGTTATTGTGCCCAACGTGTCTGCCGATATCAAGTGGTCAATGGGAAAGGGTGACATCGAGAGAAAACCAGTTTGTAGCTTCCATGAG ATGTCAGGATACTTTAATGAGAAATCTGGTATAGCAGGGCGTGTTCCGCTGGGAAGCTTTAATGCAATGTTCAATTTCACTGGTTCTTCACGAGTTGATGCAGCTGCTACAAAATCCCTTGCCATGGTTGGATACTTAATTCCCCTATGCACCGTCAAATTAGCTAAGCAGAATTTAATTCTGCATGAAGATGTCAGGCGCGCTGTTCCTTACACTTGGGATCCTGCAGCTTTGGCAAG TTTTATTGAAAATTATGGTACGCACATTGTTACTTCTGCTACAATTGGTGGGAGAGATGTTGTTTATGTCAGACAGCACCAGTCATCTCCTTTATCGCTAACAGACATTGAGAACTATGTGAAAGACATTGGGGATCAAAGGTTTCTGGACTCCAAAGGCCAGTCAAGTGCTGCACCTTTAAAATACAAGGACAAG GATGTTACAGTCATCTTTAGGAGGAGAGGAGGTGATGACCTTGAGCAGAGTCATGCAAGGTGGGCAGAGACTGTGCAATCGGCACCGGATGTCATTAACATGACATTTATGCCCATTGTTTCTCTTCTTGAAGGAGTGCCTGGTATAAAACATTTGGCACGTGCAATCGAACTATACTTGGAGT ACAAGCCACCAATCGAGGATTTACAATATTTCCTGGATTTTCAAATTGCTCGTGTTTGGGCTCCAGAACAGAGCAACATTCAAAGGAAGGAACCGGTGTGTTCATCCCTTCAGTTTAGCTTAATGGGCCCCAAGCTTTATATCAGCCCAGATCAG GTAACAGTTGGCCGTAAACCAGTTACTGGGCTTAGGCTTAGCTTAGAAGGCAACAAGCAGAATAGACTAGCAATTCATTTGCAGCACCTAGTGTCCCTTCCAAAAATCCTTCAACCCCACTGGGATGTGCACATGGCCATAGGTGCACCCAAGTGGCAAGGTCCTGAGGAGCAAGACAGCCGTTGGTTTGAACCCATCAAGTGGAAAAACTTCTCCCATGTAAGCACTGCACCAATAGAACACACTGACACTTGCATTGGAGACCTCTCTGGTGTCCACATTGTCACAGGAGCGCAGCTTGGTGTATGGGACTTTGGTTCCAAAAACGTATTACACCTGAAACTTCTCTTCTCTAAAGTACCAGGCTGCACAATAAGGCGATCTGTATGGGATCATAGTCCATGCAGCCTTTCTACTGCACAGAGGACCGACGGATCTTCATCATCAGTTTCGAGTGAGAGAACTTCTGACAATAAAAAGGAAGATAGTTCAAGCCATGTTGGGAAACTTGCAAAGATTGTGGATTCAACTGAAATGTCGAAAGGACCACAGGATAGTCCAGGCCATTGGTTGGTTACAGGGGCTAAGCTTGGGGTGGACAAGGGGAAGATTGTATTGCGTATTAAGTACTCATTACTGAATTACTGA